One window of Candidatus Chlorobium masyuteum genomic DNA carries:
- a CDS encoding tetratricopeptide repeat protein has product MTNTPKLRRLCHRRNSPLLLLALSALFSFMPVSTIAAERSESPVELADKAFWNMNYPTADSIYTAELHRNPRNADLYWKLARLHVSLGESVDRNKKDERLRYYRKALEYAKTCIAIDSTIAKGHSWYAAALGIMADKAGSNEKLNRAKEIKRAIDSALRLNPNDETALSILGSYYREAAKISWFKRMVGNAFIGEMPKGNYDLAEKAFRKAISIDSRIIRNYHELALIELDQNNRAEALRLMKTALNKPVIMPSDRRRIEEMRVLLKKYSEE; this is encoded by the coding sequence ATGACCAATACCCCGAAACTTCGACGACTCTGCCACCGCCGGAATTCACCCCTTCTTCTCCTTGCACTTTCAGCGCTCTTCTCGTTCATGCCGGTATCAACCATAGCAGCAGAACGCAGCGAATCACCGGTTGAACTGGCTGACAAGGCATTCTGGAACATGAACTATCCGACTGCCGATTCAATCTACACTGCTGAACTGCACCGTAACCCGAGAAATGCCGATCTCTACTGGAAACTCGCAAGGCTGCATGTAAGCCTTGGTGAATCGGTCGATCGCAATAAAAAGGATGAACGGCTGCGCTACTACCGTAAAGCCCTGGAGTATGCAAAAACCTGTATCGCCATCGACAGCACCATCGCAAAAGGGCACTCCTGGTATGCCGCTGCACTGGGAATCATGGCGGACAAAGCAGGCTCAAATGAAAAACTGAACCGGGCAAAAGAGATAAAAAGGGCGATTGACAGTGCCCTGCGATTAAACCCCAATGATGAGACGGCGCTCTCGATTCTCGGATCCTATTATCGTGAAGCGGCTAAAATCAGTTGGTTTAAAAGGATGGTGGGCAATGCCTTCATCGGCGAGATGCCGAAAGGCAATTATGATCTCGCAGAAAAAGCGTTCAGGAAAGCGATCAGCATTGACTCAAGAATTATCCGCAACTATCATGAACTTGCCCTGATCGAGCTTGATCAAAACAACAGGGCTGAAGCTCTGAGACTCATGAAAACTGCGCTCAACAAACCGGTGATCATGCCAAGTGACCGGAGGCGAATCGAGGAGATGCGCGTGCTGCTGAAAAAATATTCCGAAGAGTGA
- the hslV gene encoding ATP-dependent protease subunit HslV — protein sequence MKNNEKPIIRSTTVIGVLRDGKAALGSDGQMTLGNTVIKHSTRKIRRLYQGKLIAGFAGATADAVTLLDRFEEKLEAYNGKLDRAAVELAKEWRTDKYLRRLEAMLAIVSSDKALIISGTGDVIEPEDGIVAIGSGSMYALSAARALMKHSSLSARDIVQESLKIASDICIYTNDHIIVEEV from the coding sequence ATGAAAAACAACGAGAAGCCCATCATCCGTTCAACAACGGTGATCGGCGTATTGAGAGATGGCAAGGCGGCGCTTGGAAGTGATGGTCAGATGACGCTTGGCAACACCGTCATCAAGCACTCGACACGCAAAATCAGGAGGTTGTATCAGGGGAAGCTGATAGCAGGGTTTGCCGGTGCAACGGCTGATGCGGTAACCCTTCTTGACCGGTTTGAGGAGAAGCTTGAGGCCTATAACGGAAAGCTTGATCGTGCTGCCGTGGAGCTTGCCAAAGAGTGGAGAACCGACAAGTATCTCCGCCGTCTTGAGGCTATGCTTGCTATTGTCAGCAGTGACAAGGCGCTTATCATTTCAGGAACGGGTGATGTCATAGAGCCAGAGGACGGCATTGTCGCTATCGGAAGCGGGAGCATGTATGCGCTCTCTGCCGCGCGTGCGCTCATGAAGCACTCATCGCTTTCGGCCAGGGATATCGTTCAGGAAAGTTTGAAGATCGCATCCGATATCTGTATCTATACCAACGATCACATTATTGTGGAAGAGGTATGA
- the priA gene encoding replication restart helicase PriA has protein sequence MQALIVAEKLFRGEPFTVMVPASMEQEIQAGCMVLLARKKGAESISIGYIIELAEDNPAEPSETEIIDLLYDGEPLLGEDLLKLTGWMADYYLSRRIDTISAALPAAVRTTIHDMVELTDFSLQAENRRVINTTLRRSIMQLMIREKRLTILQLQRRLGKKQLYRTLSELERGGHLRLTKKFTSTQPKRQTAYRLSETIPEGAEESLPGAPKQLEAFLALSSITDPCVPAETIGSSREILNALVKKGLVEKVQIEVKSNFSSGFAEEPQSVKNPTAEQKHALEALQSALNNKRYATFLLHGVTGSGKTLVYIEFLKSVLAAGKTAIVLVPEISLTPQTAGRFHQHFHDDITILHSGMSNQEKYDAWHNLRQGKTKIALGARSTIFAPLKNLGAIIVDEEHDGAYKQDRTPRYQARDTAIMRALFSKAICVLGSATPSFESYHNARNGKYSLINLRERVDGAAMPLIKLVWMKESPKASSSISELLFRQIELRLEKNEQVILLQNRRGFAGSIFCLSCGHTPLCRFCNIPMVYHAAENHLRCHYCGHRVKFRASCEKCQSTDLFFKSSGTERIEEELKKLFPEEKILRMDVDTTTRKGSHGRILKEFHDQKARILLGTQMVAKGLDFPAVTLVGVLMADIGLNIPDFRASERTFSLLTQVAGRAGRSTTPGEVYLQVYNKESDVFTALLQGSYEKFFEQESATRAALRYPPLSRLIKFECSATDEKEAQSAALYCKETLTAHLPIESGTVLGPAPAGIAKIKGRFRYHVLVKLFEAKLSAAFVREMSDHIISRFRSAALSFIVDVDPQNLM, from the coding sequence ATGCAAGCACTGATCGTCGCAGAAAAACTGTTCAGGGGAGAACCATTTACCGTAATGGTACCCGCCTCAATGGAGCAGGAGATCCAGGCCGGATGCATGGTGCTTCTTGCCCGAAAAAAAGGAGCAGAGTCCATCTCAATCGGTTACATCATCGAGCTTGCCGAAGATAATCCGGCTGAACCCTCCGAAACAGAGATCATCGATCTGCTCTATGATGGCGAACCGCTCCTTGGTGAAGATCTCCTGAAACTGACCGGGTGGATGGCTGATTACTACCTCTCCCGCAGAATTGACACCATCAGTGCCGCGCTGCCGGCTGCTGTGCGGACCACGATTCATGACATGGTGGAACTCACCGACTTTTCCCTTCAGGCTGAAAACAGGCGGGTCATCAACACAACGTTGCGGCGCTCAATCATGCAACTGATGATCAGGGAAAAACGGTTGACTATTCTTCAGCTTCAGCGGCGGCTCGGCAAAAAACAGCTCTACCGGACCCTCTCGGAGCTTGAACGCGGCGGACATCTGAGACTCACCAAAAAGTTCACCTCCACACAACCGAAACGGCAAACAGCTTACCGCCTGAGCGAAACCATACCGGAAGGCGCTGAAGAGAGCCTTCCTGGAGCGCCGAAACAGCTTGAGGCGTTCCTTGCGCTCTCATCGATTACCGACCCCTGTGTACCGGCAGAGACAATAGGCAGCTCAAGGGAGATTCTCAATGCTCTGGTAAAAAAAGGATTGGTTGAAAAGGTTCAGATTGAGGTGAAAAGTAATTTTTCGAGCGGATTTGCTGAAGAGCCTCAATCAGTCAAAAATCCGACAGCCGAACAAAAACATGCACTTGAAGCGCTGCAATCTGCCCTGAACAATAAACGGTATGCCACCTTCCTTCTGCATGGTGTGACAGGAAGCGGAAAAACCCTTGTCTATATCGAGTTCCTGAAAAGTGTCCTTGCCGCAGGCAAAACCGCCATTGTTCTTGTGCCGGAAATATCGCTCACGCCACAGACCGCCGGACGATTCCATCAGCACTTCCATGATGATATCACGATACTGCACAGCGGGATGAGTAATCAGGAAAAATATGACGCATGGCACAACCTCAGGCAGGGAAAAACCAAAATAGCACTCGGGGCGCGTTCAACCATTTTTGCTCCACTTAAAAACCTCGGAGCCATCATTGTAGATGAAGAGCATGACGGTGCCTACAAACAGGATCGAACCCCCCGTTATCAAGCCAGGGATACGGCAATCATGAGAGCCCTCTTCAGCAAAGCAATCTGTGTACTCGGTTCGGCAACCCCCTCTTTTGAATCATACCATAATGCCCGAAACGGCAAATACAGCCTGATCAATCTCAGGGAGCGTGTTGATGGCGCAGCAATGCCTCTCATCAAGCTTGTCTGGATGAAAGAGAGTCCGAAAGCCTCATCATCAATATCAGAGCTGCTCTTCCGCCAGATAGAGCTTCGCCTCGAAAAAAACGAGCAGGTTATCCTTCTGCAGAACAGGAGGGGGTTTGCAGGCAGCATCTTCTGCCTCTCCTGCGGTCACACCCCCCTTTGCCGGTTTTGCAACATCCCGATGGTCTACCATGCAGCCGAGAATCATCTCCGCTGCCACTACTGCGGTCATCGCGTAAAATTCAGGGCGTCATGCGAAAAGTGCCAGTCAACCGACCTGTTTTTCAAAAGCAGCGGAACCGAGCGCATTGAGGAGGAGCTGAAAAAGCTCTTCCCGGAAGAAAAAATCCTCAGAATGGATGTTGATACAACAACAAGAAAAGGCTCTCATGGACGGATACTCAAAGAGTTTCATGATCAAAAAGCCCGCATCCTGCTCGGGACACAAATGGTTGCCAAGGGACTCGACTTCCCCGCCGTAACGCTCGTCGGAGTGCTTATGGCTGATATCGGACTTAATATTCCGGATTTCAGAGCATCTGAACGGACATTCTCACTGCTCACACAGGTTGCCGGTCGGGCCGGCCGCTCCACCACGCCCGGAGAGGTCTATCTCCAGGTCTACAACAAGGAGAGTGACGTATTCACCGCCCTCCTGCAGGGCAGTTATGAAAAGTTTTTCGAACAGGAGAGTGCAACAAGAGCGGCACTCCGCTACCCCCCGCTGTCACGACTCATAAAATTCGAGTGCAGTGCAACCGATGAAAAGGAGGCGCAATCGGCTGCACTTTATTGCAAGGAAACCCTGACAGCCCATCTCCCGATCGAGAGCGGTACCGTTCTCGGACCAGCCCCCGCTGGAATCGCGAAAATAAAAGGACGATTTCGATACCACGTACTGGTAAAGCTGTTCGAGGCAAAACTCTCGGCGGCGTTCGTCAGAGAGATGAGTGACCATATCATCTCCCGCTTTCGCAGTGCGGCACTCTCTTTTATTGTTGATGTCGATCCGCAGAACCTCATGTAG
- the aroQ gene encoding type II 3-dehydroquinate dehydratase, whose translation MSGNSILVLNGPNLSRLGKREPEIYGHQTLDDINRGVAESFPDIRFDFFQSEEEGQLLEKLFECEDRGGFIGVILNAGAFTHYSIALRDAISAVGLPVVEVHLSNIFAREEFRRSSVISEVCMGVISGFGANSYHLGVRSLLGITPRKKRITVAVNGD comes from the coding sequence ATGAGCGGGAATTCCATCCTTGTGCTTAACGGTCCGAATCTTTCACGACTCGGCAAACGCGAACCGGAAATTTACGGCCATCAGACACTCGACGATATCAATCGCGGTGTTGCTGAAAGCTTTCCTGACATTCGCTTTGATTTTTTCCAGTCCGAGGAGGAGGGGCAGCTGCTTGAAAAACTCTTTGAGTGCGAGGATCGGGGCGGCTTTATCGGGGTCATACTTAATGCAGGAGCCTTTACACACTACTCAATAGCATTGCGTGATGCTATCAGTGCGGTCGGCCTTCCTGTTGTTGAGGTTCATCTCTCCAATATCTTCGCTCGTGAGGAGTTCCGCCGTTCATCGGTGATTTCGGAAGTTTGCATGGGAGTAATCAGCGGGTTCGGGGCGAACAGCTACCACCTTGGCGTCCGCTCTCTGCTTGGCATTACCCCCAGGAAGAAGAGAATAACCGTAGCGGTAAACGGGGACTGA
- the hslU gene encoding ATP-dependent protease ATPase subunit HslU, whose product MNSKVNVFALPEGNGGRKSSIAEHNLTPNQIVALLDKYIIGQKDAKKSVAIALRNRLRRQNVSDELRDEIMPNNIIMIGPTGVGKTEIARRLAKLAKAPFVKVEASKFTEVGYVGRDVESMIRDLVDQSVAMVRSEKSEEVREKAALLVEERLLDILLPPVAQSQDSLDDDADTEGEALLSLSTEEGDPSVEANRRSRRKMLERLRSGKLEDRQIEMDISSDSSGGGMMQIFGPLGQMEEIGGMMQDLMSGLPRKRKKRRVSIAEARKLLEQEEVQKLIDMESVVKEAINKVEQSGIVFIDEIDKIAAPSTGAGGKGPDVSREGVQRDLLPIVEGSNVATKHGMVKTDHVLFIASGAFHVAKPSDLIPELQGRFPIRVELKSLTEEDFFLILTQPKNALIKQYTALLATEGVELSFSEGAIREIARIAAKVNESVENIGARRLHTILTNLLEELMFNIPENVSDEKIEIDEAMVKEKLNHVVADRDLSQYIL is encoded by the coding sequence ATGAACAGTAAGGTGAATGTTTTTGCTCTGCCTGAAGGAAACGGGGGGAGAAAAAGTTCTATTGCGGAGCATAATCTGACCCCGAACCAGATTGTTGCGCTTCTTGACAAATATATTATCGGCCAGAAGGATGCAAAGAAATCGGTGGCCATAGCGCTCCGTAACAGGCTTCGCCGTCAGAATGTGAGTGATGAGCTTCGTGATGAGATCATGCCGAACAACATTATCATGATCGGGCCTACCGGTGTAGGAAAAACCGAGATTGCACGCCGCCTCGCCAAACTTGCCAAAGCGCCGTTCGTCAAGGTTGAGGCGTCGAAGTTTACTGAAGTTGGTTATGTCGGGCGTGACGTCGAGTCGATGATTCGTGATCTTGTTGATCAGAGTGTGGCTATGGTCAGAAGCGAGAAGTCTGAAGAGGTTCGTGAAAAGGCAGCACTGCTTGTTGAAGAGCGTCTGCTCGATATTCTTCTTCCTCCTGTAGCGCAATCACAGGACTCACTTGATGATGACGCTGACACGGAAGGGGAGGCTCTGCTCTCTCTCTCCACGGAAGAGGGTGATCCGTCAGTGGAGGCAAACCGCCGCAGCCGCCGGAAAATGCTGGAGAGGCTGCGCAGCGGCAAACTTGAGGATCGCCAGATCGAGATGGATATCTCCAGTGACTCTTCGGGTGGCGGTATGATGCAGATTTTCGGCCCTCTCGGCCAGATGGAGGAGATCGGCGGCATGATGCAGGACCTTATGAGCGGGCTGCCTCGCAAGCGAAAAAAGAGACGCGTCTCGATAGCCGAAGCCCGTAAACTGCTCGAACAGGAGGAGGTGCAGAAGCTTATTGATATGGAGAGTGTCGTCAAGGAGGCCATCAACAAGGTAGAGCAGTCAGGAATTGTCTTTATCGATGAAATTGATAAAATCGCAGCGCCATCCACCGGTGCAGGCGGCAAGGGGCCGGATGTCAGCAGGGAGGGTGTTCAGCGCGATCTGTTGCCGATTGTCGAGGGTTCAAATGTTGCAACAAAGCATGGTATGGTCAAGACCGACCATGTGCTCTTTATTGCTTCCGGAGCCTTTCATGTAGCCAAGCCTTCCGATCTTATCCCAGAGCTTCAGGGGCGTTTCCCGATCAGGGTGGAGTTGAAAAGCCTCACAGAGGAGGACTTTTTCCTTATTCTTACCCAGCCGAAAAATGCACTTATCAAGCAGTATACCGCTCTTCTTGCCACTGAAGGGGTGGAGTTGAGCTTCAGTGAGGGTGCAATCCGTGAAATTGCCAGAATTGCGGCAAAAGTCAATGAGAGTGTCGAGAATATCGGAGCAAGGCGTCTTCATACCATTCTGACCAATCTTCTTGAGGAGCTGATGTTCAACATTCCGGAAAATGTATCCGATGAAAAGATTGAGATTGATGAAGCAATGGTCAAGGAAAAACTGAACCATGTTGTCGCCGACAGGGACCTCAGTCAATACATACTCTAA
- the rlmN gene encoding 23S rRNA (adenine(2503)-C(2))-methyltransferase RlmN, protein MTTALPNIIDLSFPELQHAIASLDEPSFRAAQIHQWLFSHQAKRFEEMTTLSRTLRQKLAETFSISHLQLVDHLESTEESGDNLTEKILLKLPDHELIETVLIPAENRLTACLSSQAGCAFQCTFCATAKMGLHRNLTPGEIAGQVYALNAIVSGKNPDKKITNIVFMGMGEPLMNYDNILESIETLTTKNYSFTLSQKKITISTVGVIPQIRKLAASGLKTKLAVSLHAAEQQKRESLMPVAAKLYPLNELGKALAGYSSATAMPVTIVYMLLKGINDSLEDAKLLARFAHGFLCKINLIDYNSIINIRFKPVNSSSREVFQQYLIDSGLHVTVRKSYGTTINAACGQLATTGMAESQ, encoded by the coding sequence ATGACCACCGCTCTTCCCAACATTATTGATCTGAGCTTCCCGGAGCTTCAGCATGCCATTGCATCGCTTGATGAACCCTCATTCAGGGCAGCACAGATTCATCAGTGGCTTTTCAGTCATCAGGCAAAGCGTTTTGAGGAGATGACAACACTCAGCCGGACACTTCGCCAAAAGCTTGCAGAAACCTTCTCTATCAGCCATCTTCAGCTTGTAGATCACCTTGAGAGTACCGAAGAGAGCGGGGATAACCTCACAGAAAAAATCCTGCTGAAACTGCCGGATCATGAATTGATTGAAACCGTCCTCATTCCTGCCGAAAACAGATTGACCGCTTGCCTCTCCTCGCAGGCAGGGTGTGCGTTTCAGTGCACATTCTGTGCAACAGCAAAAATGGGACTGCATCGAAATCTTACACCCGGAGAGATTGCCGGACAGGTTTATGCTCTCAATGCCATAGTTTCCGGGAAAAATCCCGACAAAAAAATCACCAATATTGTTTTTATGGGTATGGGAGAGCCGCTCATGAACTACGACAATATTCTGGAATCGATAGAAACCCTGACAACAAAAAACTACAGCTTCACGCTATCCCAGAAAAAAATAACCATTTCAACCGTGGGTGTTATTCCGCAAATACGGAAACTGGCCGCTTCAGGATTGAAAACCAAGCTCGCCGTCTCCCTTCATGCTGCCGAACAGCAGAAACGGGAGTCACTCATGCCGGTCGCAGCAAAGCTCTATCCGCTTAATGAGCTCGGTAAAGCACTTGCCGGCTATAGCTCGGCAACCGCCATGCCCGTCACGATTGTCTATATGCTGCTGAAAGGGATCAACGACTCGCTTGAAGACGCAAAGCTGCTGGCACGGTTTGCTCACGGCTTTTTATGCAAAATAAATTTGATTGATTACAATTCTATCATTAATATCAGGTTCAAGCCTGTAAACAGCTCCTCCAGAGAGGTGTTCCAGCAATACCTCATTGATTCAGGCCTGCATGTCACGGTCAGAAAAAGCTACGGTACGACAATTAATGCGGCATGCGGTCAACTGGCAACAACCGGCATGGCAGAATCGCAATAA
- a CDS encoding DoxX family membrane protein — protein sequence MKRFEWKRDYFKHYPLKTAGVILFLSGRYLFALFFLYGFWHKLVKGWLWSDLMQFYFLKRLAELPAESFQALYLQQFAIPLAFPIAWIVTVGELIIGIGLIFGIAVRANAAFALFLVVNFAAGGYYNLTLPPFMLYALLMIISPSGHWLGLDRILHNKYPAAIWFK from the coding sequence ATGAAGAGGTTTGAGTGGAAAAGGGATTATTTCAAACACTATCCGCTTAAAACTGCGGGGGTTATTCTTTTTCTTTCCGGCCGGTATCTCTTCGCCCTCTTCTTTCTTTACGGATTCTGGCACAAACTTGTGAAAGGATGGCTCTGGAGCGACCTCATGCAGTTCTATTTTCTCAAAAGGCTTGCCGAACTGCCGGCTGAATCGTTCCAGGCACTCTACCTTCAGCAGTTTGCCATTCCGCTGGCATTTCCGATTGCATGGATTGTTACCGTTGGAGAGCTGATCATCGGTATCGGGCTCATATTCGGCATTGCCGTCAGAGCCAATGCGGCGTTTGCACTCTTTCTGGTAGTGAATTTTGCTGCCGGTGGTTATTACAACCTTACCCTTCCGCCATTCATGCTCTATGCACTCCTTATGATAATCTCTCCTTCAGGCCATTGGCTGGGACTTGACAGGATTCTGCACAATAAATACCCTGCTGCAATCTGGTTTAAATAA
- a CDS encoding alpha/beta hydrolase family protein yields the protein MYGRVLRVVIMVLCSVVLTTGGSRASQATEKKKSSGTEAVNPGEKKSDFDAHDPTVRYHFKDNDMDWTFGFLLGNTSNHGMEIGEAYYTASQIKDGEAASWQAEWIRMADRLAARAEKSLNKGHKVSAARQMQRASYYYRAGIISMLPDDPRLNEVAGRSRTLLRKAGELMDPPLEYFEVPFEGVVLPGYFRKADKSGKPRPTLFMVGGGETFAEDLWFHIAPQTFERGYNFVAVDLPGQGLLPWKGKYFRPAMNIPISAVIDYVLKRTEVDPLRFAAYGISGGGGFVPQTAMHDSRIKAVAVTAAVVDAERLFSTMPVATTTPGVLEGFASFHRNVVKLVAFRWGVKMDNIPGLVAANKGFTFDPAKVTVPTLLLVGAGEYASKEVQRQQLECMAKLPNSNSKLIVTGFEDGASSHCIGENRSLMGEILFDWLDEVFKDTGR from the coding sequence ATGTACGGAAGAGTCTTGAGGGTTGTGATTATGGTGCTCTGCTCTGTTGTTCTGACAACAGGCGGCAGCCGTGCATCCCAGGCAACTGAAAAGAAGAAAAGCTCCGGCACAGAGGCCGTAAACCCCGGAGAGAAGAAGAGCGACTTCGATGCTCATGACCCGACGGTGCGCTACCATTTCAAGGATAATGACATGGACTGGACCTTCGGCTTCCTGCTCGGCAACACGAGCAACCATGGCATGGAGATCGGCGAGGCCTACTACACCGCAAGTCAGATCAAGGACGGGGAGGCGGCCAGTTGGCAGGCGGAGTGGATCAGGATGGCTGACCGGCTTGCGGCAAGAGCGGAAAAGAGCCTGAACAAAGGCCACAAGGTCAGTGCAGCCCGGCAGATGCAGCGGGCTTCCTATTACTACCGTGCGGGCATCATCTCCATGCTGCCCGATGATCCCCGCCTCAACGAGGTTGCCGGCCGCAGCCGCACGCTGCTCCGCAAGGCCGGTGAGTTGATGGATCCGCCATTGGAGTATTTCGAAGTGCCCTTCGAGGGGGTGGTTTTGCCCGGCTATTTCCGCAAGGCTGACAAGAGCGGGAAACCTCGTCCGACGCTCTTCATGGTCGGCGGAGGGGAGACGTTTGCCGAAGATCTATGGTTCCACATTGCCCCCCAGACCTTTGAGCGGGGATACAACTTCGTCGCTGTAGATCTCCCGGGCCAGGGGTTGCTCCCCTGGAAAGGCAAGTATTTCCGGCCAGCCATGAACATTCCCATCTCAGCAGTCATTGACTATGTGCTCAAGCGCACGGAGGTTGATCCCTTGCGGTTTGCGGCCTATGGTATCAGTGGCGGCGGCGGTTTTGTGCCTCAGACTGCCATGCATGATTCCCGTATCAAGGCTGTAGCAGTCACGGCGGCAGTGGTTGATGCCGAAAGGCTGTTCAGCACCATGCCGGTGGCTACCACGACTCCCGGGGTGCTGGAGGGTTTTGCCAGCTTCCATCGTAATGTGGTCAAACTGGTGGCTTTTCGCTGGGGTGTGAAGATGGACAATATTCCCGGTCTGGTTGCGGCCAACAAGGGCTTTACTTTTGATCCGGCAAAGGTTACGGTTCCCACCCTCTTGCTGGTAGGGGCGGGCGAGTATGCCAGCAAGGAGGTCCAGCGCCAGCAGCTGGAATGCATGGCTAAATTGCCCAATTCCAATTCAAAGCTGATTGTTACAGGTTTTGAGGACGGTGCTTCCAGCCACTGCATTGGCGAGAACCGCAGTCTGATGGGGGAGATCCTGTTCGACTGGCTGGATGAGGTTTTCAAGGATACGGGGAGGTAA
- the adk gene encoding adenylate kinase, producing MIIILLGAPGAGKGTQSNFISKSLGIPQISTGDMLRAAVKAGTPLGIQAKKIMDAGQLVSDEIIIGLVKDRLKEADCANGCLFDGFPRTIAQAEALRSDGIKIDHVVEINVEDRDIIERMSGRRVHPASGRTYHIQFNPPKTDGIDDETGDPLVQRADDEEETVKKRLEIYHELTSPLINYYLNLSSQNCTAKGPKYNRIKGTGKVEEIRDRILEAING from the coding sequence ATGATAATAATTCTACTCGGAGCACCAGGTGCGGGAAAAGGCACGCAGTCAAACTTTATCTCCAAATCTCTGGGTATACCACAGATTTCAACCGGGGATATGCTGCGCGCTGCGGTAAAAGCGGGAACACCTCTCGGTATCCAGGCAAAAAAAATCATGGATGCAGGACAGCTTGTTTCCGATGAGATCATTATCGGACTGGTCAAAGACCGGCTGAAAGAGGCTGACTGTGCCAATGGCTGCCTTTTTGACGGCTTTCCCCGTACCATCGCACAGGCAGAAGCACTGAGAAGTGACGGGATCAAAATCGACCATGTCGTCGAAATCAATGTTGAAGACCGTGATATTATCGAAAGGATGAGCGGACGCCGCGTACATCCGGCTTCAGGAAGAACCTACCACATACAGTTCAATCCGCCGAAAACAGATGGAATTGATGATGAAACCGGAGATCCACTGGTGCAGAGGGCGGATGATGAGGAAGAGACGGTTAAAAAACGCCTTGAAATTTATCATGAACTGACCTCGCCGCTGATCAATTACTATCTGAACCTCTCTTCACAGAACTGCACCGCAAAGGGGCCGAAATATAACAGGATCAAGGGAACCGGAAAAGTGGAAGAGATTCGCGACAGGATTCTCGAAGCGATCAATGGCTGA